One segment of Coffea arabica cultivar ET-39 chromosome 7c, Coffea Arabica ET-39 HiFi, whole genome shotgun sequence DNA contains the following:
- the LOC140010356 gene encoding pentatricopeptide repeat-containing protein At3g29230-like, producing MQVLAPIRSPRWISTRRIFEQKISDLHKCTDPSQLKQVLAVIYKSNLHADIFIATKLISAFSLCRQMRSAVTIHNQIRQPDAQAYNVLIRAHVRNSQPSQAFAAFSQMQSYGVRPNVFTYPFLLKAFSGLEIVAATHAHVEKFGFVEDILVLNSLIEAYSKCGLMGVCAAKKLFSLMVQRDHVSYNCMISGLAKAGQLTEARELFDEMPERDTVSWNAILDGYVKSGEVTVAFQLFQSMPLRDSVSWSTMVLGYRKAGNMEMARNLFDEMPVKNMVAWTIIISGYAEKGLLKEAMRLYNEMEEAGLKPDEGTIISILGACADSGMVGLGRRVHDSVKRNRFSFSIRVSNALVNMYVKCGCLDEALSIFHGMKERNSVSWSTIIHGLGLHGYGEKAVQLFSRMTREGFAPNKVTFLGILSACSHAGLVDEGIRYFYRMQRDYGVIPEIEHYGCMVDLLGRGGRLMEAFGLAHNMPFEPNDKICGALLAACRKHYAVTRAEDELKQLVQLDLKNTGNLSMLSDIYAATGDWTSVAGARLCMKNMSSEKPSGASSIELGDEYYEFTMMDRSHPKSDMIYQMIDQLGEHLRKIGYVHTASC from the coding sequence ATGCAAGTTTTGGCGCCAATTCGATCTCCAAGATGGATCTCAACCAGGAGAATTTTCGAGCAAAAAATCTCCGACCTCCACAAATGCACAGACCCAAGCCAGCTGAAGCAGGTCTTGGCAGTCATCTACAAGTCCAATCTTCACGCCGACATTTTTATCGCAACCAAGCTCATTTCCGCTTTCTCTCTTTGCCGCCAAATGCGCTCAGCTGTTACCATACACAACCAAATTCGTCAGCCCGATGCGCAAGCTTATAACGTTTTAATCAGAGCCCATGTTCGAAATTCTCAGCCATCCCAAGCCTTTGCGGCTTTCTCCCAAATGCAAAGCTACGGCGTTCGACCTAATGTTTTCACCTACCCATTCCTGTTGAAGGCCTTCTCGGGTTTGGAAATCGTGGCCGCGACTCATGCCCACGTCGAGAAATTCGGATTTGTTGAGGATATATTGGTGCTTAACTCGCTAATTGAAGCCTACTCCAAGTGTGGGTTGATGGGTGTTTGTGCGGCAAAGAAGCTGTTCAGTCTAATGGTGCAGAGAGACCATGTGTCGTACAATTGTATGATCAGCGGGTTGGCGAAAGCAGGTCAGTTGACCGAAGCCCGGGAactgttcgatgaaatgcctgAAAGAGACACGGTAAGTTGGAATGCAATCTTGGACGGGTACGTCAAGTCGGGAGAGGTCACTGTGGCTTTTCAGTTATTTCAAAGTATGCCGTTGAGGGATTCGGTTTCTTGGTCGACTATGGTTTTGGGTTATAGAAAGGCAGGGAATATGGAGATGGCGAGAAATTTGTTTGATGAGATGCCTGTCAAGAATATGGTGGCGTGGACTATAATAATATCCGGGTATGCTGAAAAGGGACTCTTAAAGGAGGCAATGAGGCTGTATAATGAAATGGAGGAGGCTGGTCTGAAGCCGGATGAAGGGACTATTATTAGCATCTTAGGTGCCTGTGCAGATTCTGGTATGGTTGGCTTGGGCAGAAGAGTTCATGATTCTGTAAAGAGGAATAGGTTTAGTTTCAGTATCCGGGTGTCCAACGCTTTAGTTAACATGTATGTTAAGTGCGGGTGCTTGGATGAGGCCTTGAGTATTTTCCATGGGATGAAAGAGAGAAACTCGGTATCCTGGAGTACTATCATCCACGGATTGGGTTTACATGGCTATGGAGAGAAGGCTGTCCAACTCTTCTCTAGAATGACACGGGAAGGATTTGCACCTAACAAAGTAACGTTCCTAGGGATCCTGTCTGCTTGTAGTCATGCAGGCTTGGTTGATGAGGGCATTCGGTATTTTTACAGAATGCAGAGGGATTATGGGGTTATCCCTGAAATTGAGCACTATGGCTGCATGGTTGACCTTCTTGGTCGTGGAGGTCGTCTTATGGAAGCTTTTGGGCTTGCTCATAACATGCCATTTGAACCAAATGACAAAATTTGTGGTGCACTTTTGGCAGCTTGTAGAAAGCATTATGCTGTCACACGTGCAGAGGACGAACTCAAGCAACTAGTTCAACTAGACTTGAAAAATACGGGAAATTTATCAATGTTATCAGATATTTATGCGGCAACAGGAGACTGGACCAGTGTTGCAGGTGCAAGGCTGTGCATGAAGAACATGAGCAGCGAAAAGCCTTCTGGGGCCAGTTCAATCGAGTTGGGTGATGAATATTATGAATTTACCATGATGGACAGATCTCACCCTAAATCTGATATGATATATCAGATGATTGACCAATTGGGTGAACATCTTAGGAAGATTGGTTATGTCCATACAGCTTCTTGCTAA
- the LOC113699062 gene encoding uncharacterized protein isoform X2 encodes MMLVTPSFGCSKRKSCCIGELNGYSSLKPIFPGCQLGRKSQSPEDEERPSVDVDWRSFRARLVAGEKASTTGGGPFSAVIDPDRVADQPPTITIGDKWAHTIHEPEKGCLLIATEKLDGVHIFERTVILLLSTGPIGPTGIILNRPSLMSIKEMRSSSALDVVDTFSDRPLFFGGPLVEGIFLVSPEDGKDGVGRSGVLEEVMKGLYYGTKETVGCAAEMVKRNAVEIGDFRFFDGYCAWEREQLRDEIRSGYWTVAACSPSVIGLARVGSVGLWEEILGLMGPRKVW; translated from the exons ATGATGCTTGTGACGCCATCTTTCGGTTGTTCAAAGCGGAAAAGTTGCTGTATCGGAGAGCTCAATGGGTATTCTTCCTTAAAACCAATCTTTCCAG GTTGCCAGCTAGGTCGTAAATCACAATCACCCGAGGATGAGGAGAGACCGTCGGTTGATGTTGACTGGCGATCATTTAGGGCAAGGTTAGTAGCTGGAGAAAAAGCATCCACAACAGGAGGAGGGCCTTTTTCTGCTGTTATTGATCCGGATAGAGTCGCGGATCAGCCTCCAACGATCACAATTGGGGACAAATGGGCTCATACTATACATGAACCCGAGAAGGGCTGCTTGCTTATAGCCACAGAGAAGCTGGATGGCGTCCACATTTTCGAAAGAACGGTGATTCTGCTGCTATCTACCGGTCCCATAGGCCCAACTGGTATCATACTCAACCGCCCATCGCTCATGTCAATCAAGGAAATGAGATCATCTTCGGCTTTGGATGTTGTTGACACATTTTCTGACAGGCCACTGTTCTTTGGAGGGCCCTTAGTAGAAGGGATTTTCCTGGTGAGTCCTGAAGATGGAAAAGATGGGGTTGGAAGGAGCGGAGTGTTGGAGGAAGTAATGAAGGGACTGTACTACGGAACTAAGGAGACCGTGGGTTGTGCTGCTGAGATGGTGAAGAGGAATGCTGTTGAGATCGGGGACTTCAGATTCTTTGATGGATATTGTGCGTGGGAGAGAGAGCAACTGAGGGATGAGATAAGGTCCGGCTATTGGACTGTAGCTGCCTGCAGCCCAAGCGTCATTGGTCTGGCTAGGGTCGGAAGTGTTGGGCTCTGGGAGGAAATCCTTGGGCTTATGGGCCCTAGAAAGGTTTGGTAA
- the LOC113699062 gene encoding uncharacterized protein isoform X1 — METCLFSSKPFSKTTEIIPFNRIRVPTLTGRKFCRHQSKKVGIRYSISCCQLGRKSQSPEDEERPSVDVDWRSFRARLVAGEKASTTGGGPFSAVIDPDRVADQPPTITIGDKWAHTIHEPEKGCLLIATEKLDGVHIFERTVILLLSTGPIGPTGIILNRPSLMSIKEMRSSSALDVVDTFSDRPLFFGGPLVEGIFLVSPEDGKDGVGRSGVLEEVMKGLYYGTKETVGCAAEMVKRNAVEIGDFRFFDGYCAWEREQLRDEIRSGYWTVAACSPSVIGLARVGSVGLWEEILGLMGPRKVW, encoded by the exons ATGGAAACCTGTTTATTCTCTTCAAAACCCTTCTCCAAAACAACAGAAATCATTCCTTTTAATAGAATCCGAGTTCCTACTCTCACAGGAAGAAAGTTTTGTCGGCATCAGTCCAAAAAAGTAGGGATTCGATATTCCATATCTT GTTGCCAGCTAGGTCGTAAATCACAATCACCCGAGGATGAGGAGAGACCGTCGGTTGATGTTGACTGGCGATCATTTAGGGCAAGGTTAGTAGCTGGAGAAAAAGCATCCACAACAGGAGGAGGGCCTTTTTCTGCTGTTATTGATCCGGATAGAGTCGCGGATCAGCCTCCAACGATCACAATTGGGGACAAATGGGCTCATACTATACATGAACCCGAGAAGGGCTGCTTGCTTATAGCCACAGAGAAGCTGGATGGCGTCCACATTTTCGAAAGAACGGTGATTCTGCTGCTATCTACCGGTCCCATAGGCCCAACTGGTATCATACTCAACCGCCCATCGCTCATGTCAATCAAGGAAATGAGATCATCTTCGGCTTTGGATGTTGTTGACACATTTTCTGACAGGCCACTGTTCTTTGGAGGGCCCTTAGTAGAAGGGATTTTCCTGGTGAGTCCTGAAGATGGAAAAGATGGGGTTGGAAGGAGCGGAGTGTTGGAGGAAGTAATGAAGGGACTGTACTACGGAACTAAGGAGACCGTGGGTTGTGCTGCTGAGATGGTGAAGAGGAATGCTGTTGAGATCGGGGACTTCAGATTCTTTGATGGATATTGTGCGTGGGAGAGAGAGCAACTGAGGGATGAGATAAGGTCCGGCTATTGGACTGTAGCTGCCTGCAGCCCAAGCGTCATTGGTCTGGCTAGGGTCGGAAGTGTTGGGCTCTGGGAGGAAATCCTTGGGCTTATGGGCCCTAGAAAGGTTTGGTAA
- the LOC113698751 gene encoding uncharacterized protein, whose translation MGTQILHSKRYSTGYCSIWGPNAIVSNDIWSVYHEDKAPKNGQFGDFLLPGQVTVNGSIEYNKEKVRQMILKHESMFRHQLQELHRLYGRQKELMDVFRRRDVKKGQIKAETSSLNACSSYIPCDNAKPTQHAAHTPMHLVFGQSSMSESADKKSLSGFGKDKNMLAFPSRWNGSSEICGPPCSNGNLLQRRMIDLESPAEVDMNHEERHFKERFSGLSGVKSNSAASGGPSTNENLHDRDMKSLNFSVLNFHQDGDALRSLWHLKRKNELADLNEPILLEETSISGSADNLGTCTCTSDNRQRVDLSAISNSILHPVRTEPMRPDAPSLMKDGSPTSSPVASQSSPAEPRKINEFSTSEVRKTERKMKRKLFGVDIFEVHDGSLVTHTNTVNGTDKYDQLSSKPSVVEVKETVDSGRRSSFPSSIDGVFYQNGLSLCPQLNAKESMGNSAIDCNFISNTTTSALVHQISPPTDHVNSVEGLDCLGWRSAEVIKTAKITSNAFQDDVASDHYNLSADCQSENVLKGSKVHLMETEYRYEQSRAKSNSYHLNLDSLQHNSQQFFKKTKVILLSSQVLTDKQETTLPLLIHENKQKNTEVDKCSSTIMNSNFLTSNELRISNDLNFATEPPFLAADGDNAQDSVVEKVGPVDQAGGKDLKSEEPMNSSFSCLRCPIDLNLSVTEEEARSAPSLPLAVVKLATTEMDLEVPLVPAYESEKDTKMSSDGSKEPCEDLIRLAAEAIVAISVSGGEDTAEDATFISLDGTSNDCLEWFVDIVSSFECHDQSNTSVVNLSGDAAFTEDLIPDGMDYFEFMTLKLKDARSENYLYNYEAPVLQNQDDDEHVTTLSRRPRRGQARRGRRRKDFQRDILPGLISLSKLEVTEDFRTFEEVLRASDCNWESSLSRKSAAKDGRGRRRSGVTHPQKADAIYPPLEQKPVSREVKLEDKTLTGWGKKTRRLPRQRSTNGTIAVSLDKK comes from the exons ATGGGAACTCAAATACTTCATTCTAAAAGATATTCAACAGGATACTGTTCCATTTGGGGTCCAAATGCAATTGTAAGCAATGACATCTGGTCCGTGTATCATGAAGATAAAGCCCCAAAAAATGGTCAGTTCGGTGACTTCCTTCTGCCCGGGCAAGTAACAGTCAATGGCTCTATTGAGTACAACAAGGAAAAAGTGAGGCAAATGATTCTAAAGCATGAATCAATGTTCAGGCATCAG CTCCAAGAACTCCACCGTCTTTATGGAAGACAGAAGGAGCTCATGGATGTATTCAGAAGAAGAGATGTAAAGAAAGGTCAAATAAAGGCAGAAACATCTAGTTTGAATGCTTGCTCATCTTATATTCCTTGTGACAATGCTAAACCTACACAGCATGCTGCACATACTCCAATGCATCTGGTGTTTGGTCAATCATCAATGTCAGAGTCCGCTGACAAGAAGTCCCTCTCTGGTTTTGGCAAGGACAAGAATATGCTGGCTTTTCCCTCCAGGTGGAATGGAAGTTCAGAAATATGTGGACCTCCATGCTCTAACGGAAATTTGCTTCAGAGAAGAATGATTGACCTTGAAAGTCCAGCCGAAGTGGATATGAATCATGAAGAAAGACACTTCAAAGAGAGATTCTCTGGACTGTCTGGGGTTAAGAGCAACTCTGCAGCCAGCGGGGGGCCAAGCACTAATGAGAATTTGCATGATAGAGATATGAAGTCACTTAATTTCAGTGTCCTTAATTTCCATCAGGATGGCGATGCTTTGAGATCCCTGTGGCActtaaaaagaaagaatgagTTGGCTGACTTGAATGAACCCATCTTGCTTGAAGAAACCTCTATTTCAGGTTCTGCTGATAATTTAGGCACCTGCACTTGCACTTCGGATAACAGACAAAGGGTAGATTTATCtgcaatttcaaattcaatcctTCATCCTGTACGGACAG AGCCAATGAGACCTGATGCCCCTTCTCTCATGAAAGATGGCAGTCCTACCAGTTCGCCTGTAGCTTCCCAGTCATCCCCAGCTGAGCCGAGGAAAATCAATGAGTTCTCAACATCTGAAGTCAGAAAGACTGAAAGAAAGATGAAAAGAAAACTTTTTGGTGTTGATATTTTCGAAGTGCATGATGGATCATTGGTTACTCATACCAATACGGTCAATGGTACAGATAAATATGATCAACTCAGTTCCAAACCATCAGTTGTTGAAGTTAAAGAGACTGTTGATTCAGGCAGAAGATCATCATTTCCAAGCTCAATAGATGGAGTATTCTATCAAAATGGTCTCTCTCTTTGTCCTCAGTTGAATGCCAAGGAGTCAATGGGCAATTCAGCAATCGATTGTAACTTCATCAGCAACACGACCACCAGTGCCTTGGTGCACCAAATATCTCCACCTACAGATCATGTAAATTCTGTTGAGGGTTTGGACTGCTTGGGCTGGAGGTCTGCTGAGGTCATTAAAACTGCCAAGATTACCTCTAATGCATTTCAAGATGATGTTGCTTCTGACCATTACAACTTGTCTGCAGATTGTCAAAGTGAAAATGTTCTGAAGGGATCAAAGGTCCATCTTATGGAAACAGAATATAGATATGAACAGAGCAGAGCAAAAAGCAACTCTTATCATCTAAATTTGGATTCTTTGCAGCACAATTCTCAGcagtttttcaagaaaactaaaGTTATTTTGCTTTCCTCTCAGGTCTTGACAGACAAACAGGAAACTACGTTACCTCTTCTTATTCATGAGAACAAGCAGAAAAATACTGAAGTTGACAAATGTAGTTCTACTATAATGAACAGTAATTTCCTAACCAGCAATGAACTCAGGATCTCCAATGATCTAAACTTTGCAACTGAGCCGCCTTTTTTGGCTGCTGATGGTGATAATGCTCAAGATTCCGTGGTAGAAAAAGTTGGTCCTGTAGATCAGGCTGGAGGAAAGGATCTAAAGTCAGAGGAACCAATGAACagttctttttcttgtttacgATGTCCCATCGACTTGAATTTATCTGTTACTGAAGAGGAGGCTCGTTCAGCACCCTCCCTTCCTTTGGCTGTTGTGAAACTTGCAACAACTGAAATGGACTTGGAAGTTCCCTTGGTGCCTGCATATGAATCAGAAAAAGATACTAAAATGTCATCTGATGGGAGCAAGGAACCTTGTGAAGATCTCATTAGACTCGCGGCTGAGGCTATAGTTGCAATCTCAGTCTCTGGTGGAGAAGATACTGCAGAAGATGCGACATTCATATCACTTGACGGGACATCGAATGATTGCCTTGAATGGTTTGTGGACATTGTGTCTTCTTTTGAGTGCCATGATCAGAGCAACACAAGTGTTGTCAACTTGAGCGGAGATGCTGCGTTTACTGAGGATTTGATTCCTGATGGTATGgattattttgaatttatgaCATTGAAGCTGAAGGATGCCAGAAGTGAGAACTACCTGTATAATTACGAGGCACCAGTTTTGCAGAATCAGGATGATGATGAACATGTTACTACATTGTCAAGACGGCCCCGAAGAGGGCAAGCAAGAAGAGGAAGGCGGCGTAAGGACTTCCAAAGGGATATACTTCCTGGTCTGATTTCCCTGTCAAAGCTTGAGGTGACTGAGGATTTTCGGACGTTTGAAGAAGTGCTAAGAGCTAGTGATTGTAATTGGGAGTCCAGCTTATCAAGAAAAAGTGCTGCTAAGGATGGCAGGGGAAGAAGGCGTTCAGGGGTTACGCATCCTCAGAAAGCAGATGCAATTTACCCTCCGTTAGAGCAGAAACCTGTTTCTAGAGAGGTGAAACTCGAGGATAAAACTTTAACTGGGTGGGGAAAGAAGACTAGGCGTTTGCCAAGGCAAAGATCTACGAATGGAACCATTGCTGTTTCTTTAGATAAAAAATAA
- the LOC140010358 gene encoding pentatricopeptide repeat-containing protein At2g03380, mitochondrial-like: MKGLPSIVPALIQNPTKFTCVKAQLRILSETSSPLSEKFASFLDNCLDIDSLKKLHACILTHGLENNVGLGSKLINSCARFNLLTESKWVFRKIICNDLSLWNSIILGYFRAAHFGEVLGLYVGLRRRKIGINGSVITFGLKSCVELGSLDFGKSLHVDAFKSGLNGDRFVGSSLIGLYNKYDDVDEAAKVFDEITARDVVVYTSMITAYAQVGDNRSCEAFRVAGYMQKEELEPNRITLVSLLQAVSVCGAIKEGKSIHGYAIRKGIGWLDKVFETSLMDMYMKCGFPDKAALSFGNISWKTIGSWNAMISGHLQLGQPLKALQLFLQMVQQNYVPDIITLANGVLSCGYIGHLSGGKSIHGYLLRNGFQLDLVATTALIDMYSKCYQLIQAKEVFDKMHRKDDVSFNVMIAGYLENGFSSQAVEEFHEMVRMDLRPNVSTILNVLSAISDLKDTRQGKCIHGHAFRHGFGENTDIANQLINMYSKCCTMNYARKVFDRIGKKDTVSWTSMITAHVNGGRADEAVILFRLMQKEKLNPDSVTLISLLQALAQLGCLSLAREVHTRVYRILLNEDKPMINCLITAYSNSGKLSIARNLFEHVAKRQLATWNSMISAYGMHGDCVQALKLFDMMKKDKIPPDGLTFTSVLSACSHSGMVNEGLCVFKSMKEEYRLTPSGEHYSCMVDLLSRAGRLEEAYELLKFLPSDQATSALGALLAACRVHGNINMGEIIGRRLLELEPQNPSAYNLVSNLLAEQEKWEEVAKLRSIAERRGLKGFAGNSMIEFGCTGLLSGS; the protein is encoded by the coding sequence ATGAAAGGGCTTCCTTCCATAGTTCCCGCGTTAATTCAAAACCCCACCAAGTTTACCTGCGTCAAAGCTCAACTGCGGATACTCTCTGAAACTTCTTCACCGCTTTCTGAGAAGTTTGCTTCTTTTTTGGACAACTGTTTGGACATTGATTCTTTAAAAAAGTTGCATGCTTGCATATTAACACATGGTCTTGAAAACAACGTTGGTTTGGGCTCTAAGCTTATCAATTCGTGCGCAAGATTCAATCTTTTAACTGAATCTAAATGGGTTTTCCGTAAAATCATTTGTAACGATCTCTCTCTCTGGAATTCAATTATTCTTGGGTACTTCAGAGCTGCTCATTTTGGTGAAGTTCTGGGGCTTTATGTAGGACTAAGGCGTAGAAAAATTGGTATCAATGGTTCAGTAATTACTTTTGGTTTGAAAAGTTGCGTTGAGTTGGGTAGTCTAGACTTTGGAAAAAGTCTCCATGTGGATGCTTTCAAGTCTGGCTTAAATGGTGATCGGTTTGTGGGTTCATCACTGATTGGGTTGTATAACAAATATGATGACGTTGACGAAGCAGCtaaagtgtttgatgaaattacTGCGAGAGATGTCGTTGTTTACACTTCAATGATTACTGCATATGCTCAGGTTGGTGATAATCGTTCTTGCGAGGCTTTCAGAGTGGCAGGTTATATGCAAAAGGAAGAACTTGAACCAAATCGCATAACTCTGGTCAGCTTATTGCAGGCTGTATCAGTGTGTGGAGCTATTAAAGAGGGCAAATCAATTCATGGATATGCTATTAGGAAAGGGATTGGATGGTTGGATAAAGTCTTTGAAACTAGTCTGATGGATATGTACATGAAGTGCGGGTTCCCTGACAAAGCAGCCTTGAGTTTTGGTAACATAAGCTGGAAAACAATCGGTTCCTGGAATGCTATGATTTCTGGTCATCTGCAACTTGGGCAGCCCTTGAAAGCATTGCAACTTTTTcttcaaatggttcaacaaaaCTATGTGCCTGATATTATTACTTTGGCCAATGGGGTTTTGAGTTGTGGATATATAGGGCATTTGTCTGGAGGCAAGAGTATCCATGGCTACTTACTGAGAAATGGATTTCAGCTTGATCTTGTTGCTACCACAGCTCTAATCGATATGTACTCGAAATGTTACCAACTAATTCAAGCCAAGGAAGTCTTTGATAAGATGCATCGTAAAGATGATGTTTCCTTCAATGTGATGATAGCTGGTTATCTTGAAAATGGATTTTCATCTCAGGCCGTGGAGGAATTTCATGAAATGGTAAGGATGGATTTGAGGCCAAACGTAAGTACAATCCTGAACGTGCTTTCTGCAATCTCAGATCTGAAAGATACAAGGCAAGGCAAGTGCATCCATGGACATGCGTTCAGACATGGGTTTGGAGAGAATACGGATATAGCAAATCAACTTATTAACATGTACTCAAAGTGCTGCACCATGAACTACGCAAGGAAAGTCTTTGACAGGATAGGAAAGAAGGATACAGTGTCATGGACATCAATGATAACAGCTCATGTTAATGGTGGCCGTGCTGATGAAGCTGTGATCCTGTTCCGGCTGATGCAGAAAGAAAAACTTAATCCTGATTCTGTCACTTTAATCAGTCTACTTCAGGCATTGGCTCAGCTTGGATGTCTGAGTTTGGCCAGGGAAGTTCATACTCGCGTATATCGAATACTTTTGAATGAAGACAAACCTATGATTAATTGTCTAATTACTGCTTATAGCAACTCTGGAAAATTAAGCATTGCGAGAAATTTGTTTGAGCATGTAGCTAAACGTCAATTGGCAACATGGAATTCTATGATATCAGCATACGGAATGCACGGTGACTGTGTTCAAGCACTGAAATTGTTTGACATGATGAAAAAGGATAAGATTCCTCCTGATGGATTAACGTTTACGTCAGTACTTTCTGCGTGCAGTCATTCAGGAATGGTAAACGAGGGCTTGTGCGTCTTCAAGTCTATGAAAGAAGAATATAGATTAACTCCTTCAGGTGAGCATTACAGTTGTATGGTGGACTTATTAAGCAGAGCAGGGCGCCTTGAAGAAGCATATGAACTTCTAAAATTTCTGCCATCAGACCAAGCTACTTCTGCGCTTGGTGCTCTGCTTGCTGCTTGCAGAGTTCATGGAAATATCAATATGGGGGAAATAATAGGAAGGAGGCTGTTGGAACTGGAGCCTCAGAACCCTAGTGCATATAATTTAGTGTCAAATTTGTTAGCTGAGCAAGAGAAATGGGAGGAAGTAGCTAAACTGAGAAGCATTGCAGAAAGAAGAGGCTTGAAAGGATTTGCAGGGAATAGCATGATAGAGTTTGGATGTACGGGTCTTCTGAGTGGTTCATGA
- the LOC140010359 gene encoding probable mitochondrial saccharopine dehydrogenase-like oxidoreductase At5g39410 — MQDDQVNRKPRYDVVIFGASGFTGKYVIREALKFLHTPSSPSPLKTLALAGRSHSKITQSLKWAAHPNPPPPGLPILTADTSDPPSLRRLASQAKLILNCVGPFRLYGEPVVAACVDSGCDYLDICGEPEFMERVEAGYHEKAAEKGSLVISACGFDSVPAELGLLFNSRQWVPPAVPNRVEAYLSLESSKRVVGNIGTYESAVLGVANADKLQELRRSRPKKPRPLIPGPPPPKGSLVEHQKKFDLWAVKLPSADSIVVRRTLVSLTQNPRGIAGVHEDAERIERRETFWSSVKPAHFGVKMGTKSLLGIFRVIAVGVFIGLFGKNSFGRRLLLKFPSFFSLGWFKKKGPTEDEVSSASFKMWFVGHGYSDSSLAGSGNAKPDLEIITRVIGPEIGYLTTPIILVQCGLILLHQRESLPKGGVFTPGIIFGPTDLQERLQKHGICFDVISKNSLPA; from the exons ATGCAGGACGATCAAGTAAACCGGAAACCCAGATACGACGTCGTTATATTCGGAGCCTCGGGTTTCACAGGCAAATATGTCATCAGAGAAGCCCTCAAGTTCCTCCACACTCCATCCTCCCCGTCCCCTCTCAAAACCCTTGCCTTAGCGGGTCGATCCCACTCCAAGATCACCCAATCCCTCAAATGGGCTGCCCACCCAAACCCACCACCTCCCGGCCTCCCAATCCTCACCGCCGACACCTCCGACCCCCCTTCCCTCCGCCGCCTCGCTTCCCAAGCCAAGCTCATCCTCAACTGCGTCGGCCCCTTTCGGCTCTACGGAGAGCCCGTGGTGGCTGCCTGCGTCGACTCCGGATGTGATTACTTGGATATTTGCGGTGAGCCGGAGTTTATGGAGAGGGTGGAGGCTGGGTACCACGAGAAGGCGGCCGAGAAGGGTTCTTTGGTCATTTCCGCTTGCGGGTTCGACTCGGTTCCGGCTGAGTTGGGACTGCTGTTCAATTCCAGGCAGTGGGTCCCTCCTGCCGTGCCTAACCGGGTCGAGGCTTACTTGAGCCTGGAATCTAGTAAAAGAGTTGTCGGAAATATTGGGACATACGAATCGGCGGTTCTCGGGGTGGCTAATGCCGATAAATTGCAGGAGCTGAGGCGGTCCAGACCCAAGAAACCTCGCCCTTTG ATTCCTGGCCCTCCACCTCCTAAAGGATCCCTGGTTGAACACCAGAAGAAGTTTGACCTCTGGGCTGTGAAGCTACCATCAGCCGATTCCATTGTTGTCCGCAGAACCTTGGTAAGTCTGACACAGAATCCTCGCGGCATTGCTGGCGTTCATGAAGATGCTGAACGAATCGAAAGGAGGGAGACCTTCTGGTCAAGCGTAAAGCCCGCTCACTTTGGTGTTAAGATGGGGACAAAGTCTCTGTTGGGCATTTTTCGTGTCATTGCAGTTGGAGTCTTCATTGGGCTCTTCGGTAAGAATTCATTCGGGAGGCGGCTGCTCTTGAAATTTCCCTCTTTTTTCAGCCTTGGGTGGTTTAAGAAGAAGGGTCCAACTGAAGATGAAGTCAGCAGCGCTTCGTTCAAAATGTGGTTCGTCGGGCATGGATACAGTGATAGCAGTCTTGCAGGCAGCGGAAACGCAAAACCTGATCTGGAAATAATAACTAGAGTAATTGGACCTGAGATTGGATATTTGACAACTCCAATTATTCTGGTTCAATGTGGTCTGATTCTACTGCATCAGCGTGAAAGTTTGCCGAAAGGCGGAGTTTTCACCCCTGGGATTATATTTGGCCCAACTGATCTTCAAGAAAGACTCCAGAAACATGGAATATGCTTCGACGTTATTTCAAAGAATAGCCTTCCTGCCTAG